The proteins below come from a single Anaerolineales bacterium genomic window:
- a CDS encoding glutamate--tRNA ligase yields MTDSPARTRYAPSPTGKTHLGNLRTAMFAWLLARHSGGQFILRIEDTDQTRLVEGAQAELMDAMRWLGLLWDEGPDLGGRGVPYVQSENLPAYGDAARNLVARGHAYYCDCTPERLDVVRKMQQQRGQPPRYDNHCRERGLGAGEGRVIRFKMPTEGVTICRDHLRGDTRFENALIGDPVILKSDQFPTYHLAVIVDDQRMAITHVLRGQEWLPSTPIHQQIYAAFGWQAPVWVHLPLVTDFQGKKIKKRDDGQGADEEYAKYVEMTRIDTLREKGYMPAAVMNFLAFLGWNPGTTEELFTPAELSAAFSLDRLSLSPAVFDVDRLDWFNQQHLRRLPPAELAAGALPYLKVAYPDAPRLDDSGWVDRLLGAVKEELITVGEVAEKTRFAFIDPVDYHGEVREHLQSAAAEIALNALREALPAEDAVSPETAEAIFKTMRAALKTSHNLGGKAIMQPLRAALTGVSGGPHLTDILVLIGAGAARRRLDQALTAVVTGAL; encoded by the coding sequence ATGACTGATTCACCCGCCCGCACTCGTTACGCCCCTAGCCCAACGGGAAAAACCCACCTCGGCAATCTCCGTACCGCCATGTTCGCTTGGCTTTTGGCACGGCACAGTGGCGGGCAGTTCATCCTCCGTATTGAGGACACCGACCAAACCCGGCTTGTGGAGGGCGCACAGGCTGAATTGATGGACGCCATGCGCTGGCTCGGTCTGCTCTGGGACGAGGGTCCCGACCTCGGCGGACGGGGAGTGCCTTACGTTCAATCGGAAAACCTTCCCGCCTATGGCGACGCCGCCCGCAATTTGGTGGCGCGGGGACATGCCTATTACTGCGATTGCACCCCGGAACGGCTGGATGTCGTGCGCAAGATGCAGCAGCAGCGCGGTCAGCCCCCCCGATATGACAACCACTGCCGAGAGCGCGGGTTGGGCGCGGGCGAAGGGCGCGTAATCCGCTTCAAAATGCCCACTGAGGGCGTCACCATCTGTCGGGATCACCTGCGGGGCGATACCCGTTTTGAAAACGCCCTGATCGGTGATCCAGTTATTCTGAAGTCAGACCAGTTTCCCACCTATCACCTCGCCGTGATCGTGGACGATCAGCGCATGGCGATTACCCATGTGCTGCGCGGGCAAGAGTGGCTGCCCTCAACGCCCATTCACCAGCAGATTTACGCCGCCTTTGGCTGGCAAGCGCCGGTTTGGGTTCACCTCCCCCTTGTGACGGACTTTCAGGGGAAAAAGATCAAGAAGCGGGATGATGGGCAAGGCGCAGATGAGGAGTACGCGAAGTACGTTGAAATGACGCGCATCGATACCCTGCGCGAAAAGGGCTATATGCCCGCTGCGGTGATGAACTTCCTCGCCTTTTTGGGCTGGAATCCCGGCACGACGGAAGAACTATTCACCCCCGCCGAACTCAGCGCGGCGTTCAGCTTGGATCGCCTTAGCCTAAGCCCCGCCGTCTTTGATGTGGATCGTTTGGATTGGTTTAACCAGCAGCACCTTCGCCGCCTTCCCCCCGCTGAACTGGCAGCGGGGGCGCTCCCTTACCTGAAGGTGGCATACCCCGACGCGCCGCGCTTGGACGATTCGGGCTGGGTGGATCGCCTTTTGGGGGCGGTCAAAGAGGAGTTGATCACGGTGGGGGAGGTTGCTGAGAAAACGCGCTTCGCCTTCATCGATCCCGTTGATTATCACGGCGAGGTGCGCGAACACCTTCAATCAGCAGCGGCGGAAATTGCCCTCAATGCCCTACGCGAGGCGCTTCCGGCAGAAGATGCTGTAAGCCCAGAGACGGCGGAAGCGATCTTCAAAACGATGCGTGCCGCACTCAAAACGAGTCACAACCTCGGTGGCAAGGCGATCATGCAGCCCCTTCGCGCCGCCCTGACGGGCGTCAGCGGCGGACCGCACCTGACCGATATACTCGTCTTGATTGGGGCAGGGGCGGCGCGGCGGCGCTTGGATCAGGCGCTGACAGCAGTAGTCACAGGGGCGCTCTAA
- a CDS encoding PIN domain nuclease yields the protein MTSELGLRLIGMLIFTLIGARIGAGIAIPPLSVETYALIFGLTGSLTGLILTPYLTTRPARLARRIVLEMPAEILVTSLIGLVVGLIVAALFSVPLGLLPKPWSEWLPAVVAILAAYLGVTVFGYRARELFALARGIIRAEERSPYPVRDPAFPADPTFNESVILMDSSAIIDGRILDISKTGFLSGQIIIPTFVLHEIQHIADESDAKRRARGKRGLEIIETMKKESLAPVYVTEMDVEGVKEVDHKLIALAKQMSAYLLTTDHTLNRIAQLQGVHVLNVNDLANAVKASLLPNEVITIQIASEGKEPGQGVGYLDDGTMVVVDQGRRYLDRTIDVIIQRMIQTSAGKMYFARPDDDPRK from the coding sequence ATGACCTCTGAATTGGGGCTGCGTCTTATTGGGATGCTGATCTTCACCCTAATTGGGGCGCGGATTGGTGCGGGCATTGCCATTCCTCCGCTGTCCGTCGAAACCTATGCGCTCATCTTCGGCTTAACCGGTTCGCTGACGGGCTTGATTTTGACACCTTATCTCACCACACGCCCTGCGCGTCTGGCACGGCGCATTGTCCTTGAAATGCCTGCCGAAATCCTCGTCACTTCGCTGATTGGGTTGGTGGTTGGCTTGATAGTGGCGGCGCTTTTCTCCGTCCCCCTCGGCTTGCTCCCCAAACCCTGGAGCGAATGGCTGCCCGCCGTCGTTGCTATCCTCGCCGCCTATTTGGGGGTGACGGTCTTTGGCTATCGCGCCCGTGAGTTGTTCGCCCTAGCGCGGGGAATTATCCGTGCAGAAGAACGCTCCCCTTACCCCGTGCGCGATCCAGCGTTCCCCGCCGACCCAACCTTTAACGAGAGCGTGATCCTCATGGACAGCAGCGCCATCATTGATGGGCGCATCCTTGACATTAGCAAAACGGGTTTCCTGAGCGGGCAAATCATTATCCCGACGTTCGTCCTTCACGAGATACAGCACATTGCCGATGAAAGCGACGCCAAGCGCCGCGCACGTGGCAAGCGCGGCTTGGAAATCATTGAGACGATGAAGAAGGAAAGCCTCGCCCCGGTCTATGTCACGGAAATGGATGTGGAAGGCGTGAAAGAGGTGGATCATAAGCTGATTGCCCTTGCCAAGCAGATGAGCGCCTACCTTTTGACCACCGACCACACGCTGAACCGCATCGCTCAATTGCAGGGTGTCCATGTTCTGAACGTGAACGACCTTGCCAACGCCGTGAAAGCCTCGCTGCTGCCCAACGAAGTGATCACCATCCAAATTGCCTCAGAGGGGAAAGAACCGGGGCAAGGGGTAGGCTACCTGGATGATGGGACGATGGTCGTTGTCGATCAGGGGCGACGTTACCTTGATCGCACCATTGATGTCATCATTCAACGCATGATTCAGACCTCAGCGGGGAAAATGTACTTTGCCCGCCCCGACGATGATCCGAGAAAGTAA
- a CDS encoding dTMP kinase, producing MFITFEGPEGGGKTTQIAYLADWLRAEGFRVLHTREPGGTDIGNQVRRVLLTPGNAMSAACEFLLYSASRAQLVNEMIRPALAAGEIVLCDRYADSTLAYQGYGRGLDLSALRTITAFATGGLQPDLTIYLDIDPAAGLARRATSSKGLDRLDAESLDFHHRVREGYMTLMAETPERWTRIDADQPLAGVQGMVIHIVRERLARRGLLRL from the coding sequence GTGTTCATCACCTTTGAAGGACCCGAAGGCGGCGGCAAAACGACACAGATTGCCTACCTTGCCGATTGGCTGAGGGCAGAAGGATTTCGTGTTCTTCACACCCGCGAACCGGGTGGCACAGACATTGGCAATCAAGTGCGGCGGGTGCTGTTGACGCCCGGCAACGCGATGAGCGCCGCCTGTGAATTTCTACTCTATTCGGCGTCCCGCGCCCAATTGGTGAACGAAATGATCCGTCCGGCACTGGCAGCAGGGGAGATTGTCCTCTGTGATCGCTATGCCGACAGCACGCTTGCCTATCAAGGCTATGGGCGCGGGCTTGATTTGTCTGCGCTGCGGACGATCACCGCCTTTGCGACGGGCGGTTTGCAGCCCGATCTGACGATCTACCTTGATATTGATCCGGCGGCGGGCTTGGCACGCCGTGCCACCAGCAGCAAGGGCTTGGATCGTCTAGACGCCGAGTCGCTGGACTTTCACCACCGTGTGCGGGAAGGCTACATGACGCTGATGGCTGAAACACCGGAACGCTGGACGCGCATCGACGCCGATCAGCCGTTGGCGGGCGTGCAGGGGATGGTGATCCATATCGTGCGGGAGCGCTTGGCGCGGCGCGGCTTGCTCAGGTTGTAA
- a CDS encoding acetyl-CoA C-acyltransferase — protein MTRDAVIVAGARTAVGKAKKGTTQNLRSDDMAAAVIQDVLRHVEGKLDPALIDDIIIGCAMPEGSQGLNMARIIGLLAGLPVDIPAQTVNRFCASGLQTIATAAERIIAGGADVIIAGGAETMSLVPMTGFRISPNPTMVETMPESYMGMGLTAERVAAEWNVNRADQDEFAYQSHKKAAAAYDSGKFKGEITPITFDEVTMSANGKPEKTTITFDTDEHLRRETTVDGLAKLKPVFKEGGTVTAGNSSPLSDGAAALLIMEGSMAAKLGLKPLARFVGFAASGVRPEVMGVGPIKALPKLLQRTGVALQDIDLFELNEAFAAQALAVIRTLELDPEKVNVNGGAIALGHPLGCTGAKLTVQIMNEMARRKARYGVVTMCIGGGQGAAGLFENLN, from the coding sequence ATGACTCGTGACGCTGTGATCGTTGCCGGGGCGCGTACCGCCGTTGGCAAAGCAAAAAAAGGGACGACCCAAAACCTCCGCTCGGATGACATGGCAGCGGCTGTGATCCAAGATGTGTTGAGGCATGTCGAAGGGAAACTTGACCCGGCGCTGATTGATGACATTATCATTGGCTGCGCCATGCCGGAAGGCTCGCAAGGGCTGAATATGGCGCGGATCATTGGGCTGCTGGCGGGCTTGCCGGTGGATATTCCCGCCCAAACGGTGAATCGTTTTTGCGCCAGCGGCTTGCAGACGATTGCCACCGCTGCCGAACGGATCATCGCTGGCGGCGCCGATGTAATCATTGCCGGTGGGGCAGAGACGATGAGCCTTGTCCCCATGACAGGCTTTCGCATCAGCCCGAACCCGACGATGGTTGAGACGATGCCCGAATCCTACATGGGTATGGGGCTGACAGCAGAGCGTGTGGCGGCGGAATGGAATGTCAACCGCGCCGATCAGGATGAATTTGCCTACCAGAGCCACAAAAAGGCAGCCGCTGCCTATGATTCGGGCAAATTCAAGGGGGAAATCACCCCAATCACCTTTGATGAGGTGACAATGAGCGCCAATGGTAAGCCAGAGAAAACGACGATCACCTTCGACACTGATGAACACCTCCGCCGTGAGACGACGGTAGACGGGCTGGCAAAGCTGAAACCCGTCTTCAAAGAGGGTGGGACGGTGACGGCGGGGAACAGTTCGCCGCTCAGCGATGGGGCGGCGGCGCTGCTGATCATGGAAGGGAGCATGGCAGCGAAACTCGGCTTGAAGCCCTTGGCGCGGTTTGTCGGCTTTGCGGCGTCGGGCGTCCGCCCCGAAGTAATGGGTGTGGGTCCGATCAAGGCGTTGCCGAAACTGCTCCAACGGACAGGGGTTGCCTTGCAAGATATCGATCTGTTCGAGTTGAACGAGGCGTTCGCCGCCCAAGCCCTTGCCGTGATCCGCACCTTAGAGCTTGACCCTGAAAAGGTAAATGTGAACGGTGGGGCAATTGCGCTAGGGCATCCGCTCGGCTGTACAGGCGCAAAACTGACCGTCCAGATCATGAATGAGATGGCACGCCGGAAGGCGCGTTATGGCGTTGTGACAATGTGCATCGGTGGCGGTCAGGGCGCGGCAGGACTATTTGAGAATCTGAACTGA
- a CDS encoding 3-hydroxyacyl-CoA dehydrogenase/enoyl-CoA hydratase family protein, whose amino-acid sequence MSYHIRKAGVIGSGTMGGGIATLLAGVGIPVVLLDIPPKDTKPGDSPTKRNAIPAGNLAKLKASRIPAIFQDDDLNLLTIGNTEDDLERLRDCDWIVEVIVERLDVKQDLMKRLEAIHRPGMIISTNTSGLSVNAICSANGAAFRQHFLGTHFFNPPRHLKLLELIPGTDTDPALVTFMTHFAEAVLGKGVVICKDTPNFIANRFISIAGGFGMNYAAQNAYTVEEIDSLTGPLIGRPKTGTFRLADVVGVDVLAHVATNLYPAIPTDPYREVLKDPIIEGATQFLLKNNFLGDKTGQGFYKKVTGASGEKEFWALDLKSLEYVSPLKAKFESVGKHRKIEDTGARLKALLGETDRAAQYLWHIHAFYLSYASQMIGEIADDILSIDNANKWGFAHEMGPFEIWDALGVRETVNRMATDGYKVAEWVIGMLAGGCDTFYQRAADGTVVGMYNPQRKGYTRVTGDPKAISIPSLRANGKEIERNSGASLHDLGDGVLLLEYHTKANALDEDIFRMFHVAYDRLERDFEGMVVGNQGDYFSAGANLFVLMMGAMGGQWDQVEQMLTAGQDTFMKMRYSPKPIVTAPFNIAVGGGCESTMHGSRIVAHAELYIGLVEFGVGVIPAWGGTKEMVRRVITPAMSIPNADPIPPLQKAFETIALAKISTSAMDARAMGFLSASDRIVMNKDHQIAEAKKTVLQMVASGYAPPARAKLYAAGRDAKAALQLGVYSLREAGYASAHDAKIAGKLAYALCGGDLTAPTWVDEQYFLDLEREVFMSLMGEPKTIERIQHMLQTNKPLRN is encoded by the coding sequence ATGTCCTATCACATCCGCAAGGCGGGCGTCATTGGGTCAGGGACGATGGGCGGTGGGATTGCTACGCTTTTAGCGGGCGTCGGAATCCCCGTCGTGTTGCTCGATATTCCTCCCAAAGACACCAAACCCGGTGATTCCCCCACCAAGCGCAATGCCATTCCCGCTGGCAACCTCGCCAAGCTGAAGGCAAGCCGTATTCCGGCAATTTTCCAAGACGATGATCTCAACCTTCTGACCATTGGCAACACCGAGGATGACCTCGAACGGCTGCGCGATTGCGATTGGATTGTTGAAGTGATCGTAGAGCGTCTGGATGTGAAGCAAGACCTCATGAAACGCTTGGAGGCGATTCACCGTCCGGGGATGATCATCAGCACAAATACATCAGGGCTTTCCGTAAACGCCATTTGCAGCGCAAACGGGGCGGCGTTTCGGCAGCACTTTTTGGGGACGCACTTTTTCAATCCCCCTCGCCATCTCAAACTTTTGGAACTCATCCCCGGCACAGACACAGACCCCGCCCTCGTCACTTTTATGACCCACTTTGCCGAAGCGGTGTTAGGTAAAGGGGTCGTCATCTGCAAAGACACGCCGAACTTCATCGCCAACCGCTTCATCAGCATTGCGGGCGGGTTTGGCATGAACTACGCCGCCCAAAACGCCTATACCGTTGAGGAGATCGACAGCCTAACCGGACCGCTCATCGGGCGTCCCAAGACGGGGACGTTTCGCCTTGCCGATGTGGTGGGGGTGGATGTTCTGGCGCATGTGGCAACAAACCTCTATCCGGCGATCCCCACCGACCCCTATCGAGAGGTCTTGAAAGACCCAATCATTGAGGGGGCGACGCAGTTCTTGCTCAAGAACAATTTCCTCGGCGATAAAACCGGGCAGGGCTTCTATAAAAAGGTCACTGGCGCATCCGGCGAGAAGGAATTTTGGGCGCTAGACTTGAAAAGCCTTGAGTATGTTTCGCCGCTGAAGGCAAAGTTTGAAAGCGTTGGCAAGCACCGCAAGATTGAAGATACCGGCGCACGGCTGAAGGCACTGCTTGGCGAGACAGATCGCGCCGCCCAATACCTTTGGCACATCCATGCCTTTTACCTCAGCTATGCCTCTCAAATGATCGGTGAGATCGCTGATGATATTCTGAGCATCGACAATGCCAACAAATGGGGCTTTGCCCATGAGATGGGACCCTTCGAGATTTGGGATGCCCTCGGCGTGCGCGAGACGGTCAACCGCATGGCTACCGATGGCTACAAGGTAGCCGAATGGGTGATCGGCATGTTGGCGGGGGGGTGCGATACGTTCTATCAGCGTGCCGCCGATGGGACGGTGGTCGGCATGTATAACCCACAAAGGAAAGGCTATACCCGTGTGACGGGCGACCCCAAGGCGATCAGTATTCCGTCGCTGCGGGCGAACGGCAAAGAGATTGAGCGCAACAGTGGGGCAAGCCTCCACGATCTTGGGGATGGGGTGCTGCTGTTGGAATACCATACCAAAGCGAACGCCCTTGATGAAGATATTTTCCGCATGTTCCACGTTGCCTATGACCGCCTCGAACGCGATTTTGAGGGGATGGTCGTTGGCAATCAGGGTGATTATTTCTCCGCCGGGGCGAATCTCTTTGTCCTCATGATGGGCGCCATGGGCGGGCAGTGGGATCAGGTTGAGCAGATGCTCACCGCCGGACAAGACACCTTCATGAAGATGCGTTACTCCCCGAAACCGATTGTCACCGCGCCGTTTAACATTGCCGTTGGTGGGGGGTGCGAATCGACCATGCACGGTTCGCGCATTGTCGCCCATGCTGAGTTGTACATCGGCTTGGTGGAGTTCGGTGTTGGCGTGATTCCGGCATGGGGTGGCACAAAAGAGATGGTGCGCCGGGTGATTACCCCCGCTATGAGCATCCCCAATGCCGATCCCATTCCCCCGCTCCAAAAGGCGTTTGAGACGATTGCCCTTGCCAAAATCAGCACCAGCGCCATGGATGCCCGTGCTATGGGGTTCCTTAGTGCATCGGATCGCATCGTGATGAACAAGGATCACCAGATTGCCGAGGCAAAAAAGACCGTGTTGCAGATGGTTGCTTCTGGCTACGCCCCGCCCGCCCGCGCTAAACTTTACGCCGCCGGACGCGATGCAAAGGCGGCGCTCCAATTAGGCGTTTACTCCCTACGGGAGGCAGGTTACGCCAGCGCCCACGATGCGAAGATCGCCGGAAAACTTGCCTATGCCCTCTGTGGTGGTGATCTCACCGCCCCGACATGGGTCGATGAACAGTACTTCCTCGATCTGGAGCGCGAAGTGTTCATGAGTCTGATGGGCGAGCCAAAGACAATTGAGCGCATCCAACACATGTTGCAAACGAACAAGCCACTGCGGAATTAA
- a CDS encoding class I SAM-dependent methyltransferase: MPDTTFTVEPYAALSSVYQAGGFAEYSLQIAPKLIDLAFDLEWTGKTLLDIACGTGDLACWFAGRGLRVRGIDLSAPMVRRAQAGAETGGYSADFDQGDMRTFTTTTPYEMVTCIGSSLNYAPSLKELERIFRAAHAALMPGKLFLFDLRTILGLVRAGEGDRIVSDDPARHLILSRNGFNHETLTLTTRYTIFTMGGSGWVRAEETHTLRGYPVQGVIRLAESCGFKTVRIVTPEYERLEAYDAHPDAEQVIVVAVRGE, encoded by the coding sequence ATGCCTGATACGACCTTTACCGTTGAACCCTATGCCGCCCTCTCCAGCGTTTATCAGGCGGGCGGCTTTGCTGAGTACAGTTTGCAGATTGCCCCGAAACTGATTGACCTTGCCTTTGATTTGGAATGGACAGGAAAGACTCTGCTGGATATTGCCTGTGGGACGGGTGATCTTGCCTGTTGGTTTGCCGGACGTGGCTTGCGTGTGCGGGGAATTGACCTCTCCGCCCCGATGGTGCGCCGCGCCCAAGCTGGGGCGGAAACGGGCGGCTACAGCGCCGATTTTGATCAGGGCGATATGCGCACGTTCACTACCACCACTCCCTATGAGATGGTCACCTGTATCGGCAGTTCTCTGAACTACGCGCCGTCTTTGAAGGAACTGGAACGTATTTTTCGCGCCGCCCATGCCGCGCTGATGCCGGGGAAATTGTTCCTCTTTGACCTACGAACGATCTTGGGCTTGGTGCGAGCGGGCGAAGGGGATCGAATCGTCAGCGACGATCCGGCGCGGCATTTGATCCTCTCGCGGAACGGCTTTAACCATGAGACATTGACGCTCACGACGCGCTACACCATTTTTACGATGGGAGGATCAGGGTGGGTGCGGGCGGAAGAAACCCATACCTTGCGCGGCTACCCGGTACAGGGGGTGATCCGCCTTGCCGAAAGCTGCGGCTTCAAGACTGTGCGGATCGTCACGCCCGAATACGAGCGCTTAGAGGCGTATGATGCCCATCCCGACGCCGAGCAGGTGATCGTCGTTGCTGTGCGGGGGGAGTGA
- a CDS encoding CoA ester lyase, with product MTERQITNRVRRALLFTPGDDLKKIQKGATLGADSLILDMEDGVALNRKQAARATIHEAFRTVNFGWGERLVRINPLDSPFGRDDLLSVLPFNPDGIIIPKVDSADDVREVSLLIRQHEKYSGIAVGTIRILVFVETALGIVNLKEIAASDSRLDGLMFGAEDYVGSIGAARTKAGWEVFYARSAVVAHAAAYDLQAIDTIFADLNDMDALTEDCRLAAGMGYSGKLAIHPKQIAPILSAFTPSAEEVAKAQRLVDAFHANQEAGAGVFALDGKMVDMPMLRAAERVLARAQTGETGE from the coding sequence ATGACTGAACGACAAATCACGAATCGGGTGCGGCGGGCGCTGCTGTTCACACCGGGCGACGATCTGAAGAAAATTCAAAAAGGGGCAACACTCGGTGCGGACAGTTTGATCCTCGATATGGAAGATGGCGTGGCGCTCAACCGAAAACAGGCGGCGCGGGCGACGATTCATGAGGCGTTTCGGACGGTCAATTTTGGTTGGGGCGAGCGCCTCGTGCGCATCAACCCGCTGGATTCCCCTTTCGGGCGTGACGATTTGTTGTCTGTCTTGCCCTTCAACCCCGATGGGATCATCATTCCTAAGGTGGATAGTGCCGATGATGTGCGCGAGGTGAGTCTGCTCATCCGCCAACACGAGAAATATTCAGGGATCGCGGTGGGGACGATCCGTATTTTGGTCTTTGTGGAGACGGCGCTTGGCATTGTGAATCTGAAAGAGATTGCCGCCAGCGATTCGCGTTTGGACGGACTCATGTTTGGGGCGGAAGATTACGTAGGGAGCATCGGCGCAGCGCGGACAAAAGCCGGATGGGAGGTTTTCTATGCCCGCAGTGCGGTTGTCGCCCATGCCGCCGCCTACGATCTGCAAGCCATTGACACAATCTTTGCCGATCTAAACGACATGGACGCCCTAACCGAAGATTGCCGCCTTGCAGCAGGCATGGGTTACAGCGGGAAACTCGCCATTCATCCTAAACAGATCGCCCCCATCCTCAGCGCCTTCACCCCTTCTGCTGAGGAGGTGGCGAAAGCGCAGCGCTTGGTGGATGCCTTCCATGCTAATCAGGAAGCCGGTGCGGGCGTCTTTGCCCTTGATGGAAAAATGGTCGATATGCCGATGCTGCGGGCAGCGGAGCGCGTCCTTGCCCGTGCGCAAACTGGAGAAACGGGAGAATAG
- a CDS encoding MaoC family dehydratase, with product MPGKYYDEFSVGMRVRHTNGRTITEMDNILFCALTMNTQPLHINEHFAAETTFGQRIVNGIFTMGLVVGLTVADLTEGTIIANLGYERVLHPQPVYHGDTIYVETEVLEMRESTSKSDRGLVRLKHLGKNQHGVVVVELERTVMFKKRLVDEERE from the coding sequence ATGCCCGGCAAATATTACGATGAATTCAGTGTCGGAATGCGTGTGCGCCACACGAACGGGCGCACCATCACCGAGATGGACAACATCTTATTCTGCGCCCTCACCATGAACACCCAACCCCTTCATATCAACGAACATTTCGCCGCCGAGACGACCTTTGGGCAGCGGATCGTAAATGGTATTTTCACCATGGGCTTGGTCGTCGGCTTGACCGTTGCCGATCTGACGGAGGGGACAATCATTGCCAACCTCGGTTATGAGCGCGTCCTGCACCCACAGCCGGTCTATCATGGCGACACCATCTACGTTGAAACAGAGGTTTTAGAAATGCGCGAATCGACCTCCAAGTCGGATCGCGGGCTTGTCCGACTGAAGCATCTCGGCAAGAATCAACATGGCGTGGTTGTGGTCGAATTGGAACGCACCGTCATGTTTAAAAAACGTCTAGTAGACGAGGAACGAGAATAA
- a CDS encoding prohibitin family protein produces the protein MSVSSLLSFVALGGLVLLLAGAGIAVSNMSQNKSGRGGWALAGIGAVIAALGFIASSGVVIVGATQVAVVFQSVGGDPANGNLWEVPLGPGLHIIPPVINEPIIYDTSVQNYTMSHISNEGQRSGDGAVQARTRDGQQVDIDVSVLYSIDPALANIVHRKFQNRYQDALIRPTIRSAVREKIASYSVNDLYGTTGIDVAGVPSKLPEAQAQLEEQLSRIFMDNGLRLQDFLIREITFSEEFIRAVEAKVVAEQQAEQAKQEAIRVRTIAEGEADAAETRARGAANAVIEKARGDAESIRVNAKAEAEALALINEQLSKNPILVQWRYIEKLSPNVSLVLLPSNSPFLFDLETLRNTVGTGGN, from the coding sequence ATGAGTGTATCAAGTCTGCTGAGTTTTGTCGCTCTTGGTGGGTTGGTTTTGCTCCTTGCTGGGGCGGGAATCGCCGTCAGCAATATGAGCCAGAATAAATCGGGACGGGGTGGTTGGGCATTGGCAGGAATTGGGGCGGTGATCGCCGCTTTAGGCTTTATTGCTAGTTCCGGCGTGGTGATTGTTGGGGCGACCCAAGTTGCCGTTGTCTTTCAATCCGTCGGGGGCGACCCTGCTAATGGCAACCTTTGGGAAGTACCTCTCGGTCCGGGGCTTCACATCATCCCTCCGGTCATTAACGAACCGATCATTTACGATACGAGCGTGCAGAACTACACAATGTCCCACATCAGTAATGAAGGGCAGCGGTCTGGGGACGGTGCCGTCCAAGCGCGTACCCGCGATGGGCAGCAGGTCGATATTGATGTCTCCGTTCTCTATTCCATCGATCCAGCATTGGCGAACATTGTTCACCGCAAGTTTCAGAACCGCTATCAAGATGCGCTGATTCGCCCTACCATCCGTTCTGCGGTGCGGGAGAAAATCGCTTCCTACAGCGTGAATGATCTCTATGGAACAACCGGTATTGATGTGGCTGGCGTTCCTTCCAAACTCCCTGAAGCGCAGGCACAGCTTGAGGAACAACTCTCGCGCATTTTCATGGACAACGGCTTACGCTTGCAAGACTTCCTGATCCGTGAAATCACCTTTAGCGAGGAATTCATCCGGGCAGTAGAAGCGAAGGTTGTTGCCGAGCAGCAAGCGGAACAAGCAAAGCAAGAAGCGATCCGCGTTCGGACGATTGCTGAGGGCGAAGCAGATGCCGCTGAAACACGGGCGCGTGGCGCGGCAAACGCCGTTATTGAGAAGGCACGTGGTGACGCTGAATCGATTCGGGTGAACGCCAAAGCCGAGGCAGAGGCGCTCGCCCTGATCAACGAACAATTGAGCAAGAACCCCATTTTGGTACAGTGGCGCTATATCGAAAAGCTCTCTCCCAATGTGAGTTTGGTGCTGCTGCCAAGCAACAGTCCCTTCCTGTTTGATCTAGAGACGCTGCGGAATACCGTTGGTACAGGGGGAAATTAA